One genomic window of Malaciobacter molluscorum LMG 25693 includes the following:
- a CDS encoding NifB/NifX family molybdenum-iron cluster-binding protein: protein MYAFALKTNKENSAMAPSFCKAKYFGFYDGKNLEIKRNENTCGKGVMNWLFENKVTKLIVKDIGRNPYNLAKSKNFEFYYAGDERIELPEVLENIKNNKFEAIGEDKINKILENHDSNNHSHNHNGGHNHSHQHKNNYVFL, encoded by the coding sequence ATGTATGCATTCGCTTTAAAAACAAATAAAGAAAATAGTGCAATGGCACCATCTTTTTGTAAAGCTAAATATTTTGGTTTTTATGATGGAAAAAATCTTGAAATAAAAAGAAATGAAAACACTTGTGGTAAAGGTGTTATGAATTGGTTATTTGAAAATAAAGTTACAAAATTGATTGTAAAAGATATTGGAAGAAATCCTTATAATCTAGCAAAAAGTAAAAACTTTGAGTTTTATTATGCAGGTGATGAAAGAATTGAATTACCAGAGGTTTTAGAAAATATTAAAAACAATAAATTTGAAGCAATTGGTGAAGATAAAATAAATAAAATTTTAGAAAACCATGACTCAAATAATCATAGCCACAATCACAATGGTGGACATAATCATTCACACCAACATAAAAATAACTATGTGTTTTTATAA
- the cydB gene encoding cytochrome d ubiquinol oxidase subunit II, which produces MFENLNYLQLQHYWWIIISLLGGLFAFMMFVQGGQMILGKISKNDEVLKTMLINSLGRKWELGFTTLVLFGGALFAAFPLFYSTSFGGAYWVWMSILFCFIIQAVSYEYRKKPNNFLGQKVYEIFLYINGSLGVFLLGVAIATFFSGSQFYINEHNFTTWENSLRGLESLGDPFNVLLGISLVFLVRILGAMYFINNIDNEIIRQRSISSIKIDMIIFLVFFLNFLYFLFTKSGFSYNENGYVSLEKYKYINNFLQMPVVGIIFLLGIVLVIFSVFNTIERKKTSCIKIAGIGTVLTVMALFINVGFNNTSYYPSLTHLQSSLTIQNSSGSQYTLTVMSYVSLLVPFVLAYITYAWYQMDKVKITEEEITAEDAHNY; this is translated from the coding sequence TATTGGTGGATTATTATTTCATTACTTGGTGGACTTTTTGCTTTTATGATGTTTGTTCAAGGTGGACAAATGATATTAGGAAAAATATCGAAAAATGATGAAGTTTTAAAAACAATGCTTATTAATTCTTTAGGTAGAAAATGGGAACTAGGATTTACAACATTAGTTTTATTTGGAGGAGCTTTATTTGCAGCTTTTCCACTATTTTATTCTACAAGTTTTGGTGGTGCATATTGGGTTTGGATGAGTATATTGTTTTGTTTTATTATTCAAGCTGTTAGTTATGAATATAGAAAAAAACCAAATAATTTTCTAGGACAAAAAGTCTATGAAATATTTTTATATATAAATGGAAGTTTAGGTGTTTTTTTATTGGGAGTTGCAATTGCTACATTTTTCAGTGGCTCTCAATTTTATATAAATGAACATAATTTTACAACATGGGAAAATAGTCTAAGAGGCTTAGAATCTCTTGGAGATCCTTTTAATGTTTTACTTGGAATCTCTTTAGTTTTTTTAGTTCGAATACTTGGAGCAATGTATTTTATAAATAATATTGACAATGAAATAATTAGACAAAGAAGTATTAGTTCTATAAAAATTGATATGATTATTTTTTTAGTATTTTTTCTAAACTTTTTATATTTTTTATTTACAAAAAGTGGATTTTCATATAATGAAAATGGATATGTTTCTTTAGAAAAATATAAATATATAAACAATTTCTTACAGATGCCAGTAGTTGGAATAATATTTCTTTTAGGAATAGTTTTAGTTATATTTTCGGTATTTAATACAATAGAAAGAAAAAAAACTTCTTGTATTAAAATTGCAGGAATAGGAACGGTACTTACTGTAATGGCACTATTTATAAATGTTGGGTTTAATAATACCTCTTATTATCCTTCCCTAACGCATTTACAAAGTTCACTTACAATACAAAATAGTTCGGGAAGTCAATATACACTTACAGTAATGAGTTATGTTTCTTTACTTGTTCCTTTTGTATTAGCTTATATCACATATGCTTGGTATCAAATGGATAAAGTAAAAATAACAGAAGAAGAAATAACAGCAGAAGATGCACATAATTATTAG
- a CDS encoding mechanosensitive ion channel family protein: protein MTLYNTVSNSNNSVKQQLQQTNNIVKDNITEDSNDPMTNSSNHEIDYYDLGIIIKLVQSKNFNNQDSKQVEEVEDEIKKITKNINDEVFYPFNNTQYQNELRYLNSKININSKYDNNLAVSRDMLKISILENRKNFADTINSIIDGKNSFKDKKYFVTLLKEQIKRLKKIDIKPFEKEYNEVITQTDPITTAFKDSFITLKSQLKAHSIIYNYLKTNMNEYRPSNFILDDLSLKYVIKKIDSNKYIKHVSETLDYYFHISIGKIVILLIILFIFMIINKKILPFLTKLFNKKLSKKIKTLNISILDIIPDSFRITMSLIIYLFSIQVSLILLIEDANLINKLIPWFNTTYLALFSFMFYRILTNYINESSDKIFNQYPNMRKEMVDFILRIIKILILIFVLLFLLVQLGFDIKAIIASLGIGGIAVALAAKDTLSNFFGSLNIITDNSFSQGDWIKAGNVEGTVVDIRMRTTRIRTFDNGMITIPNAELANLAILNWSKRVIGRRIKMIINITYDSKMSDIQNLVVDIRDMLQNHSEIATSKLHIDKKPYLLKKEDLIGIKNNLLVYIDEYSSSSIDILVYCFSRSPNWEDWLETKQDVIVQISKLVEKNNCKFAFPTQTIYIEKE, encoded by the coding sequence ATGACACTTTATAATACAGTTTCAAATAGTAATAATAGTGTAAAACAGCAATTGCAGCAAACAAATAATATAGTTAAAGATAATATAACAGAAGATTCTAATGATCCAATGACAAATAGTTCTAATCATGAGATTGACTATTATGACTTAGGAATTATAATAAAACTTGTTCAAAGTAAAAATTTTAACAATCAAGATTCAAAACAAGTAGAAGAAGTAGAAGATGAAATCAAAAAAATAACAAAAAATATAAATGATGAAGTTTTCTATCCATTTAATAATACACAATATCAAAATGAATTAAGATATTTAAATAGTAAAATCAATATAAATTCTAAATATGATAATAATTTAGCTGTATCAAGAGATATGTTAAAAATATCTATTTTAGAAAATAGGAAAAATTTTGCAGATACTATAAACTCTATAATTGATGGTAAAAACTCTTTTAAAGATAAAAAGTATTTTGTTACTTTATTAAAAGAGCAAATAAAAAGATTAAAAAAAATAGATATAAAACCATTTGAAAAAGAGTACAATGAAGTTATAACTCAGACAGACCCAATAACTACTGCATTTAAAGATTCATTTATTACACTAAAAAGTCAGCTAAAAGCTCACTCAATTATTTATAATTATTTAAAAACAAATATGAATGAATATAGACCAAGTAACTTTATACTTGATGATTTAAGTTTAAAATACGTAATAAAAAAGATAGATTCAAATAAATATATAAAACATGTTTCAGAAACATTAGATTACTATTTTCATATATCAATAGGGAAAATTGTTATTCTTTTAATTATTCTTTTTATCTTTATGATTATAAATAAAAAAATATTACCTTTTTTAACAAAACTATTCAATAAAAAGTTATCAAAAAAGATTAAAACATTAAATATTTCAATACTAGATATTATTCCAGATAGTTTTAGAATAACTATGTCTTTAATTATATATCTTTTCTCAATTCAAGTTTCATTAATTTTATTAATAGAAGATGCGAATTTAATAAATAAACTTATTCCGTGGTTTAATACTACCTATTTAGCACTATTTAGTTTTATGTTTTATAGAATATTAACCAATTATATAAATGAATCATCAGATAAGATATTTAATCAATATCCAAATATGAGAAAAGAAATGGTTGATTTTATTTTAAGAATCATCAAAATTCTTATTTTAATATTTGTTCTGTTATTTTTACTTGTACAATTAGGCTTTGACATAAAAGCAATTATTGCTTCACTAGGTATTGGGGGGATTGCTGTTGCACTTGCAGCAAAAGATACATTATCTAACTTTTTTGGTTCTTTAAATATTATAACTGATAACTCATTTTCTCAAGGTGATTGGATAAAAGCAGGAAATGTTGAAGGTACTGTTGTTGATATTAGAATGAGAACGACAAGAATTAGAACATTTGATAATGGTATGATTACTATTCCTAATGCTGAATTAGCTAATCTTGCTATTTTAAACTGGTCAAAAAGAGTTATAGGAAGAAGAATTAAGATGATTATAAATATCACATATGATAGTAAAATGAGTGATATTCAAAATCTTGTAGTTGATATTAGAGATATGTTACAAAATCATTCTGAAATTGCAACATCAAAATTGCATATTGATAAAAAACCATATTTATTAAAAAAAGAAGATTTAATTGGTATAAAAAATAATTTATTAGTTTATATTGATGAATACTCAAGTAGTTCTATTGATATTTTAGTTTATTGTTTTAGTAGAAGTCCAAACTGGGAAGATTGGTTAGAAACAAAACAAGATGTAATAGTACAGATTTCAAAACTAGTAGAGAAAAACAATTGTAAATTTGCTTTCCCTACACAAACTATTTATATAGAAAAAGAGTAG